One Aegilops tauschii subsp. strangulata cultivar AL8/78 chromosome 2, Aet v6.0, whole genome shotgun sequence genomic window, TTGTTCTTCATCTTGCAATCCTGATATGGTATAGAAAATCTAAAAGGAATAGGAGTACAGCTAACCTGAAATTGTTATGGCTCGGGTGAACAATCATCTAATGAAATCAAATTTGTAATTCTGATTAGCATGCAGACAATACCAGAAAAAATAGGAACATCACCTGATTTCATATGCATATCAAGACGAAGGGTCAACAAAATGATCTGGTTGAAGTTTTAATTTTTTTCTTTGCTCTTTAAATTGATGGTAACCCCAGCTTCATCTTCAGATGGCTCGTCATCTTGTGAGTAAACTGAATGTATCAAGACAGTGTATAAAAGAAATGTAGCATAACTACATAAGGCCCAGCTATATTGCTTATATAGCAACTAAAAGTTTAGTACAGCTACAACCTACAACTCTTAATATATGGCAAGCCCAGTTGGGAATACACTACTACTGCAGGTTCTTAATATATGACGAGCTACAAACTACACTACTACTGTCAGTTGTTAATATACAACAATCCCAGTACTTGATATATGACAAACTAAGCTACAGCTACAAGTGCCAATTCTTAGTACACCACCACTGCTAGGTGCTAGCTAGACTACTCATTGTTTTTAAATCCTACTGAAAGAATTGACTTGTTCTTTTCTGTTCTGTTCTTTTCTTAATAAGGAGATACTGAACCAAGAGAAGAGAACAAAATCTGAACTGAGGTGCATCTCTATTCTCTGAAGGCTAACACAAAatcttaaattaatttgaatttaCTCCAAGTCTTCAACCAACGCGATGTTGTTGGCTCCATGCAGGGTTGGATGCTTCAGATGCGGAACTTTCTGGAGCGCGCTGAGGCTGTTCTGAGTGGGCTCTCTCAGGTGCCGTCTGTGTTGCAGACCAGTGTTGTGTCAAACCCCTTGGATGTGCATGATGTCAACCTTGAGGATGAGTGTTCACTCGGGCTTCATGGATGTTTCTCTCCTAGAGCTAGGGTCCGCTCGCCGTTGTCTGCCTCTGAGGGTTCGTGCATCGATGCGGTTGTTGCTCCGGTGCTACAGATCATGCCCGAGCTTTTAGAGCATTGTAGGGAACGGACTCCTCCTCTGTCTGTGGAGCAACTGAAGGTGGACTTGCCGTCGACCTTGTGTGAGGGGCAGTTTCCGCTTCCATCATGTGAGCAATTGGAGGCCTCCGAGTCCATTATGCTGGAGGTTACAGTGGTGGATGATGTTGGTGCGGTCAGTATGCTGGCGCCTGCTCCTGTGGGGCCGAGCCAGCCGCTCGCCTTAGGGGCTCGTGGAGGTTCCGATGTTTCCGTTACCCAATCGTATGTGGCCGTTGGGCGGGTGGAGACCGTGCGTGACAAGGTTGATGCGATTCTCTTCGAAATAGAGGTTCACAGCTTGCTCAAACGTTTGGAGGCGGCTTGTCCTGGATCTGGCAGGACGCTCTTAGAAACAAAAGCAAGAGAATGACGCCACAGAAATGGCGTCCGCAACAGCTGCTTAATGGAGGGTCATCTGTTTCTCAAGTCATCCTTAGGGCCTGGCTTGTTTTCGTGGATTTGGTGGTGTGTATGGTCTTCAGCCGAGGTATTCTCGTTGGAGGTTTCTTTGCGTTGTAGACATGGGGTTGGTGGTCGTTGCGTGTTGGGTATGGCTGTGAGGCTGATCATGTGCTTACGGGGTTGGATGCTCTGTGAGTAGTCGACATGTGGTTGATTGTATCGGTTTTTGCCCGGTTTTCCGTTAATTAATTGGGCAATTCTCTTCTGCTTAATTAATcgatgaggcaaatcttttgcctccgtttcgaaaaaaaaagTCTTCAACCAACGTTGCTACAGGCTACATCAGTCAGCGGTACAACTAGGATATGTATAGTGCAGAGCACTTACAGTTCGGATTGGAGCTGGACTAAGCATATCAAAAGTGTGACTAAGCATTAGACGAGGCATTCGCTCGCCGTTCGGGACATACCCCGTGGCCACCTGCGCTAACGGCTAAATTCTCTCGTCGTAATAAGCTGGCCCGATCATCTGGCTAGAGATCCCGGAATACTATTTTCTTTCTCCAACAGTCGTGATGTCCAAGAAAAGGAGTCTATGGACCGCAAGATGATGTGGCGAAATTGGCCTTcctgagtgaaattcgaaacctGAAACCCCGCTGCCCTCCGGAATGGATCGTCATGTGGGATTTCAATCTCATCAGCCGTGccgacgagatgagcaagcaaaATGTCAACCTTCGCTTGCTTCGGACTTTCAGAGCAGCCATTGATGATCTCCATCTTAAAGAGTTGCCTCTCAAGGGTCACCGCTTCACTTGGTCAAATGAAAGAATCAACACCACCCACACCAAGATCGACAAGGTCCTGTTTACCGAGGAATGGGAAACCAAATTCCCCAATTTTCAGCTGCTGGCAGGATCAACTGAAATCTCTGACCATTGCCCTCTGCTCATGAAGAGATTCTCTTCGCACCGCTTCAAGGGCTTTCGCTTTGAATCCTGGTGGGTCTCGACACCCTCATTTGAGAAAACTGTGCATGAAGCTAGGCTGAAACCCACTGGCTCCAGAGATTGCATGAGAATCCTGCACACCAAGCTAgcaagaacagcaagggcccttCGTTTATGGAGCAAAGATCTGCACATACAAAGAAAGCTAAGCTCAGCAATCGCTTCCGAAGTAATTTTTCTGTTGGATTTTGCTGAAGAAAGCCGCAGACTCTGCCTAATGAGTTCAAATTCCGAGCCTTCCTCAAGGCAAGATTACTTGCTCTTGCTGCAATTGACAGGATCAAGTGGCGGCAAAAATCCCGACTAGTCGGGATAAGGGCTGGAGATGCTAGCACAAAGTTATTTTTCATCCGTGCCAATGGCCGAAGACGAAAAAACCACATCCCATATCTTCACAAGGATGATGGTACTGTTGCTAGCAATCACAATGACAAAGCAGGGATCCTGTTGCGACACTTCACCGACTTGTTGGGTTCCAGCAGCAACCCTACTCAGGTGCTTAATTGCGACTTCCTCGGCCTCGCCCGCACTAACCTGAGCCACCTCGACCGCCCCATTGATCTTGATGAATTGCAGGCAGCAATCAACAACATGGACACTGAAAAAGCACCGGGACCTGACGGTTTCATTGGCCTCTTCTTCAGAAAGTGCTGGCACATCATCAAGATGGATTTGCTCAATGCCCTGAACAAACTATCCACGCTTGATGGGAAAACCTGGAGCCTGCTGAACTCGGCATTCATAGTGCTAATCCCAAAAAAAGAAGCAGCTCTTCCGCCCTCGGATTTCAGACCAATCAGCCTAACCCACAGTGTCGCCAAAATTCTTGGGAAGTTGCCCCGCGCTTTGCACCAGAGCTGGACAACCTCATCTCCCATAGTCAAAGTGCATTTCTCAAAGTCCGTTGCATTCAAGAGAATCTCCTCTATATACAGGCTATCGTCCAGCAGCTACACTATGCACtaaaaaaaaaaagacacatccgtgacattttgggccgaacgaaatttttttgtcatacatatgacacttctatgacgataattgtgacaaaacccggtatcatcatagatgtgatgggctcctacttctatgacaaaaaatcatgacagaaaatgggcttttcatcctgggcgggccggagacgcagctgcatgacattctttgggccgtccatgacggaaaaaaccgtggtagaagcgagggcgaggaaaacttcggggagttcccggttacggtgggaggttgggggccgagcgatgcgcgtttctcttatacacgtatgcgcgtgtgtgcgaggcgttgggctctaactgaacccgagcgattgcactgcaggctacgcgttactgaacccgagcgatcgatcgatggctattaactgaacccgatcgagcgattccttcgctactgctgctaactgaagccgatcgatgctgcctctgggatgaacagtgagcgtcgccgggggggaggggggttggatgaacagtgagcgatggcgttgcctctggatgaacaggaccccgtggtgtggtggagggctggatgaacagtagacggtggaggggtgcccgtggagtgGTGGTTCAACAgaaccccgtggtgtggagggctggatgaacagtagaccatggaggggtgcccatggaggggtggttgaacaggaccccgtggtgtggagggctggatagacagtagacggtggaggggtggttgaacagtagccggtggagtagcgcacggtggaggctggatgaacaggagcccgtggaggctggaggaggtcgacggtagcccgtggaggctggaggaggtcgacggtagcccgtggaggctggaggagatcgacggtggagatgaacagtatcccgtggagtcccgttttgcggtacgccacacccctcccgatgaacaggaaccccgtttcgaccgtaggaggtccgtttcgtccgttttgcggtacgccacacccctcccgatcaacaggacccccgtttcgaccgtaggaggtccgtttcctccgttttgcggtacgccacacccctcccgatcaacaggacccccgtttcgaccataggaggttcGTTTGCTCCGTTCtgcgatacgccaggcctcgcttccatcgcctgttccgtccaagccctcccgatgaacacgaccacgcattccgttccgacccagccggttggctcccacgcgttccgttgcctcccgatgaacacgacgcattccgttgcctccccatgaacacgacgcattccgttgcctccccatgaacacgacgcattccgttgcctccccattaacacgatgacgacgctgtttctccgttccgacccagccatgtacacgagccctggccgtacgtatgcgcgagtaggcgttcgagaccctgcccgtatgtacacatacgtggccgtattttctttcttgcaccctggccgctgtacgtacgtgtacatgctacgtgcgcgcctctactacgacatgtacgcgcctctactacgacacgtgcgcgcctctacatccaccagtataaatgtacgtacacgttcgcgaccagaatgacaacgctacgtacgcttcgaccaggtgggtcccgactgtcaggcaattccttgcgtgcgaagatgtagctggtgggtcccagcagtcaggggggcgaatcgttttgttttttttgcccggacgcacttccttgtgtgcgaaggtgtagctggtggatcccagcagtcagggggaaatgttttttcttGAAATACGGtagcccgtccggtgggtccccgctgtcaggtggaggaataattattttgcacgtaataaggaggcacttccttgccgcggccgtggacccagctgtcaccctctccacgtacagccatgtccgatggaagccgttccttgaccgcgttgaccacgccgcgccgagagcaccagggcggtggacgacggcgaggcctaggaaggggacgacgaggagccggggaagacgcggcagcggatgcccatgcgtagaggagtacgaatgttcactggttcgctgcggtgtgaggctgccgtcgtcgcagaataatagggggtgtgggtgagtagagggatggcctggccagcggtgggagtagtagggggcggtgaggcctccgccgcatcgcagccggccacgggaggcaggagcacgaggcacgaccggcgctggtttgggcggctggagcaagagaccagaggttgaagaagcactacggccgttggatggacatcgtacggtcactggagctagaatcgtgcatattgactaagttgacaaagccctccgtccccgtcaacttagtaggcccacaagtcagcctgccactatactgggtcccagctaacagggggagtattcatttttttgtgcgtaataaggaggcacttccttgcgtgcgaagatatagctggtgggtccgagctgtcagcggcggtaacgtttttttcgcgaaatacagaggccctttcggtgggtccccgatgtcaggtggaggaatcattattttgcgcataataagtaGGCATTTCCTtccgtgcggccgtggacccagctgtcggcctctccacgtacagtccacttcagatgcatgtcggtcgttgaccacgttaaccaggccgcgccgagagcaccagggcggtggacgacggcgaggcctaggaagggaacgacacggaggcagggaagactcggcagttgtttcccacgcggaggggagtacgactgtacgagggtttactggttcgtctgccgtcaccgaagaataacagcaggtgtgggtgagtagagggatgactaggccagcgatgggagtacggtggggcggtgaggcctgcgcggcagcagagccggccgcagggaggagggagcaggcagtcccgccggcacttgtttgagcggctggagcaggaagagcagagattgaagaagcacgacggccgttggatggccatccaacagtcactgcttgtgcgtcaaccttttttttaggaaagcctcaaatctgtggaaaacagcatacatcccatctgccattatttctaataatttacagcccatttgctaattattaaggttttttggagcccatattctttttgttagcattacagcccatattgtggccacggttaaaaaattatacgaaattttgcatatttcggtgcggtccgaactgtttttaatcccgaaatttcgactcacattcaaactgattttaaaaataaatgtatatcaatataaaatccaacaaattctccacgcataaaaattaatgtaatttaaaatctcgaaatgaaaaaaaggtatttgaaactaattgccggtttgatgtgttttaaaaatgtacatcccatttctcattactaatgggccattttctcggccagccgaatgaaagctctcctcgtcttgaaagatttgcagcccaacagcctgacaaagcgacttacttggcaaatcacaaaaaaactgggctatggccgtggtgttggggaacgtagtaatttaaaaaaaattcctacgcacacgcaagatcatggtgatgcatagcaacgagaggggagagtgttgtctacgtaccctcgtacgtcttcacgatccgaccgatcaagtaccgaacgcacggcacctccgagttcagcacacgttcagctcgatgacgtccctcgaactccgatccagccgagtgtcgagggagagtttcgtcagcacgacggcgtggtgacaatgatgatgttctaccgacgcagggcttcgcctaagcaccgctatgatattatcgaggtgtaatatggtggagggggcactgcacacggctaagagatcaatgatcaattgtgtgtttagaggtgcccccctgcccccgtatataaaggagcaagggggggttcgtccggccaaggggagaggcgcgctaggaggagtcctagtcctaccgggagtaggactccccccttttccatgttggactaggagagagagggggaagaggtggagggaaggaaggaaagggggggcgccgcccccctctccttgtcctattcggactggggggggaggggcgtgcggccctgccctggcctcctctcctctcttccacctaggtccactaaggcccattaagtaaccggggggttccggtaacctcccggtactccggaaaaatcccgatttcacccggaacacttccgatatccaaacataggcttccaatatatcaatctttatgtctcgaccatttcgagactcctcgttatgtccgtgatcacatccgggactccgaacaaccttcggtacatcaaaacatataaactcataatataactgtcatcgtaacgttaagcgtgcggaccctacgggttcgagaactatgtagacatgaccgagacacctctccggtcaataaccaatagcggaacctggatgctcatattggttcccacatattctacgaagatctttatcggtcagaccgcataacaacatacgttgttccctttgtcatcggtatgttacttgcccgagattcgatcgtcggtatctcaatacctagttcaatctcgttactggaaagtctctttactcgttccgtaatacatcatcccgcaactaactcattagttacaatgcttgcaaggcttatagtgatgtgtattactgagtgggcccagagatacctctccgacaatcggagtgacaaatcctaatctcaaaatacgccaactcaacaagtacctttggagacacctgtagagcacctttataatcacccagttacgttgtgacgtttggtagcacacaaagtgttcctccgataaacgggagttgcgtaatctcatagtcataggaacatgtataagtcatgaagaaagcaatagaaacatactaaacgatcgagtgctaagctaacggaatgggtcaagtcaatcacatcattctcctaatgatgtgatcccgttaatcaaatgacaactcatgtctatggctaggaaacataaccatctttgatcaacgagctagtcaagtagaggcatactagtgacactgtgtttgtctatgtattcacacaagtattatgtttccggttaatacaattctagcatgaataataaacatttatcatgatgtaaggaaataaataataactttattattgcctctagggcatatttccttcagtctcccacttgcactagagtcaataatctagattacacagtaatgattcttacacccatggagtcttggtgctgatcaagttttgctcgtggaagaggcttagtcaacaggtctgcaacattcagatccgtatgtttCTTGCAAATTTcgatgtctcccacctggactaaatcccggatggaattgaagcgtcttttgatgtgcttggttcttttgtgaaatctggattcctttgctaaggcaattgcaccagtattgtcacaaaagattttcattggacccgatgcactaggtatgacacctagatcggatatgaactccttcatccagactccttcatttgctgcttccgaagcagctatgtactccgcttcacacgtagatcccgccacgacactttgcttagaactgcaccaactgacagctccaccgttcaatgtaaacatgtatccggtttgcgatttagaatcgtccggatcagtgtcaaagcttgcatcaacgtaaccatttacgatgagctctttgtcacctccataaacgagaaacatatccttagtccttttcaggtatttcaggatgttcttgaccgatgtctagtgatccactcctggattactttggtacctccctgctaaacttatagcaaggcacacatcaggtctggtacacagcattgcatacatgatagagcctatggctgaagcatagggaacatctttcatcttctctctatcttctgcagtggtcgggcattgagtcttactcaatctcacaccttgtaatacaggcaagaaccctttctttgcttgatccattttgaacttcttcaaaactttgtcaaggtatgtgctttgtgaaagtccaattaagcgtcttgatctatctctatagatcttgatgcccaatatatatgcagcttcaccgaggtctttcattgaaaaactcttattcaagtatccctttatgctatccagaaattctatatcatttccaattagcaatatgtcatccacatataatatcagaaatgctactgagctcccactcactttcttgtaaatacaggcttctccaaaagtctgtataaaaccaaatgctttgatcacactatcaaagcgtttattccaactccgagaggcttgcaccagtccataaatggatcgctggagcttgcacactttgttagctccctttggatcgacaaaaccttccggttgcatcatatacaactcttcttccagaagtccattcaggaatgcagttttgacatccatttgccaaattttataatcataaaatgcggcaattgctaaaatgattcggacagacttgagcatcgctacgggtgagaaggtctcatcgtagtcaatcccttgaacttgtcgaaaacctttcgcaacaagtcgagctttatagacagtaacattaccgtcagcgtcagtcttcttcttgaagatccatttattttcaatggcttgccgatcatcgggcaagtcaaccaaagtccatactttgttctcatacatggatcccatctcggatttcatggcctcaagccattttgcggaatctggactcaccatcgcttcttcatagtttgtaggttcgtcatggtctagtaacataacctccagaacaggattaccgtaccactctggtgcggatcttaatctggttgacctacgaggttcggtaataacttgatctgaagtttcatgattattatcattaacttcctcactaattggtgtaggtgtcgcagaaactgatttctgtgatgatctactttccaataagggagcaggtacagttacctcatcaagttctactttcctcccactcacttctttcgagagaaactccttctctagaaaggatccattcttagcaacgaatgtcttgccttcagatctgtgatagaaggtgtacccaacagtctcctttgggtatcctatgaagacacatttctccaatttaggttcgagcttatcgggttgaagtttcttcacataagcatcgcaaccccaaactttaagaaacgacaactttggtttcttgccaaaccatagttcataaggcgtcgtctcaacggatttcgatggtgccctatttagagtgaatgcagccgtctctaaagcataaccccaaaacgatagcggtaaatcagtaagagacatcatagatcgcaccatatctagtaaactacgattacgatgttcggacacaccattacgttgtggtgttccgggtggcgtgagttgcgaaactattccgcattgtttcaaatgtaggccaaactcgcaactcaaatattctcctccacgatctgatcgtagaaactttattttcttgttatgatgattttcaacttcgctctgaaattctttgaacttttcaaatgtttcagacttatgtttcattaagtagatatacacatatctgctcaaatcatctgtgaaggtgagaaataacgatatccgccacaagcctcaatattcatcggaccacatacatctgtatgtatgatttccagcaaatcagttgctctctccatagttccggagaacggtgttttagtcatcttgcccatgagacacggttcgcaagtaccaagtgattcataatcaagtgattccaaaagtccatcattatggagtttcttcatgcgctttacaccgatatgacctaaacggcagtgccacaaataagttgcactatcattatcaactctgcatcttttggcttcgacattatgaatatgtgtgtcactactaccgagattcattaaaaatagaccactcttcaagggtgcatgaccataaaagatattactcatataaatagaacaaccattattctctgatttaaatgaataaccgtctcgcatcaaacaagatccagatataatgttcatgctcaacgctggcaccaaataacaattatttaggtctaatactaatcccgaagatagatgtagaggtagcgtgccgatggcgatcacatcgactttggaaccgtttcccacgcgcatcgtcacctcgtccttggccagtgttcgcttaatccgtagtccctgtttcgagttgcaaatattagcaacagaaccagtatcaaatacctaggtgctactgtgagctctggcaaggtacacatcaataacatgtatatcacatatacctttgttcaccttgccatccttcttatccgccaaatacttggggcagttccgcttccagtgaccagtctgcttgcagtagaagcactcagtctcaggcttaggtctagatttgggtttcttctcctgaacaacaacttgct contains:
- the LOC141041441 gene encoding uncharacterized protein yields the protein MWDFNLISRADEMSKQNVNLRLLRTFRAAIDDLHLKELPLKGHRFTWSNERINTTHTKIDKVLKPQTLPNEFKFRAFLKARLLALAAIDRIKWRQKSRLVGIRAGDASTKLFFIRANGRRRKNHIPYLHKDDGTVASNHNDKAGILLRHFTDLLGSSSNPTQVLNCDFLGLARTNLSHLDRPIDLDELQAAINNMDTEKAPGPDGFIGLFFRKCWHIIKMDLLNALNKLSTLDGKTWSLLNSAFIVLIPKKEAALPPSDFRPISLTHSVAKILGKLPRALHQSWTTSSPIVKVHFSKSVAFKRISSIYRLSSSSYTMH